A section of the Gemmatimonadaceae bacterium genome encodes:
- a CDS encoding YkvA family protein, whose protein sequence is MKTRRGSAARVHRALHEEEEREVRRPRTGARRTVLYYVRQLPSYLRLLGGLVVDKRVATFDKLLVAGAVIYIVSPIDLIPDFIPFFGEIDDLFLLVLALQHLINNAGRKVVLDHWTGDPADLADLNLKGALAAAAFFLPKRIRRRLRVIGRV, encoded by the coding sequence ATGAAAACACGACGCGGTTCGGCGGCACGCGTACATCGCGCGTTGCACGAGGAAGAAGAGCGCGAAGTCCGGCGTCCGCGAACCGGGGCGAGGCGGACGGTGCTCTACTACGTGCGCCAGTTGCCGTCGTATCTCCGGCTGCTCGGCGGACTCGTCGTCGACAAGCGGGTTGCCACGTTCGACAAGCTGCTCGTCGCGGGCGCGGTCATCTACATCGTTTCGCCGATCGATCTCATCCCCGACTTCATTCCATTTTTCGGCGAGATCGACGACCTGTTTCTTCTCGTGCTCGCGCTGCAGCATCTGATCAACAACGCGGGGCGAAAGGTGGTGCTCGACCATTGGACCGGGGATCCCGCCGATCTCGCGGACCTCAATTTGAAAGGCGCCTTAGCGGCGGCCGCGTTTTTTCTGCCCAAGCGGATTCGCCGCCGTTTACGCGTGATAGGAAGAGTTTAG